A single genomic interval of Streptomyces graminofaciens harbors:
- a CDS encoding cytochrome P450, whose amino-acid sequence MTSRPTDAPVEDVQPRYRPYTAKTTEPWEELAHDRARCPVARNAELDAVQISTYEGVKEVLAGHQTWSSALGNIWPLKEPLPPQEQVLGWADPPRHTRQRKLLVKALSASRIQNMRAFSERFADDLVDELSDRGSFEMYDDFAARMAAGHICELLGVPESERDEYARSAQRMEELVTDTMDGRAEGGYGTELNEWLDHLGGMIRAKRAAGPGSDDLITQLSFAQVDGDYFEVGEIARMIQLLNVAGIGTTIGAIGNTAYLLDRYPEQKALFLSDVEGMSPSLAAESLRFESPISGLWRTCAKPTRLGGLDVEPGEKAFAVISAGSHDPLVYDRPDEFIIDRDWANLPLDLPFGQGIHFCVGMNLARLEIQVAAAKLYKRLPNLRVRPGFEPELFPGAVLRRFKTLEMVFDAPALPRTT is encoded by the coding sequence ATGACCAGTCGGCCCACGGATGCGCCGGTCGAGGACGTCCAGCCGCGGTACAGGCCGTACACGGCCAAGACCACCGAACCCTGGGAGGAGCTCGCACACGACCGGGCCCGCTGCCCCGTCGCCCGCAACGCCGAGCTGGACGCGGTGCAGATCAGCACCTACGAGGGAGTCAAGGAGGTGCTGGCCGGACACCAGACGTGGTCCAGCGCGCTCGGCAACATCTGGCCGCTGAAGGAGCCGCTGCCGCCTCAGGAGCAGGTGCTCGGCTGGGCCGACCCGCCGCGCCACACCCGCCAACGGAAACTGCTGGTCAAGGCGTTGTCGGCGTCCCGTATCCAGAACATGCGCGCTTTCAGCGAACGCTTCGCGGATGACCTCGTCGACGAGCTCTCCGACCGGGGATCCTTCGAGATGTACGACGACTTCGCGGCTCGGATGGCCGCCGGTCACATATGCGAGCTGCTGGGCGTGCCGGAGAGTGAACGCGACGAGTACGCGCGGTCGGCGCAGCGGATGGAGGAGCTCGTCACCGACACCATGGACGGTCGGGCGGAGGGCGGGTACGGCACCGAGCTCAACGAGTGGCTGGACCACCTCGGCGGGATGATCCGGGCGAAGCGGGCGGCCGGGCCGGGCAGCGACGACCTGATCACCCAGCTGTCGTTCGCCCAGGTGGACGGCGACTACTTCGAGGTGGGCGAGATCGCGCGCATGATCCAGCTGCTGAACGTGGCGGGGATCGGTACGACGATCGGGGCGATCGGCAACACCGCCTATCTGCTGGACCGGTACCCCGAGCAGAAGGCGCTGTTCCTGTCCGACGTCGAGGGGATGTCGCCCTCCCTGGCAGCGGAGTCACTGCGGTTCGAGTCACCCATCTCGGGTCTGTGGCGCACCTGCGCCAAGCCGACCAGACTCGGGGGCCTCGATGTCGAACCGGGTGAGAAGGCCTTCGCCGTCATCAGCGCCGGGAGCCATGATCCGCTGGTCTACGACCGGCCGGACGAGTTCATCATCGACCGTGACTGGGCGAACCTGCCGCTGGATCTGCCGTTCGGTCAGGGCATCCATTTCTGCGTCGGTATGAACCTGGCCCGGCTCGAGATTCAGGTCGCCGCCGCGAAGCTGTACAAGCGGCTGCCCAACCTCCGGGTCAGGCCCGGCTTCGAGCCCGAACTCTTTCCGGGGGCGGTGCTGCGTCGCTTCAAGACACTGGAGATGGTCTTCGACGCCCCGGCCCTGCCGAGGACTACCTGA
- a CDS encoding MFS transporter — protein sequence MSESVRPLAPPDTAPSDRSGDKRTVSRVAVASLIGTTVEYYDFAVYGTTAALVLGPAFFPAGNTTLQTLAAFLTFTAAFLARPVGVVLFGTIGDRLGRKRALVISLLLMGVATVGVGLLPTYETAGLLAPVLLVALRLLQGVSMGGEWGGAVLLAAEHAPPGRRAMYASIPQVGPLLGFLLSSAVILPTLSIAGRDGFAAGAWRVPFLLSAVLIVMGLWVRTRVTESPVFAERGRTTGAAPRFPLGALLREHPGRLLLGIGAGIGGSSVYYLTIVYSISYGPKALGISQSTMLAAASAGAVAAAAVTVPAARLADRVGRRPVILAGAIGCVVWALPMFAALNTRDGLVIAGAFTVGLALFSLMFAPIAAFLPELFPARLRYTGASATFILANTLGGGFAPLVATWLNSHWASPLVLGLYAGGMCLISLVCVLALPETRDGEFDV from the coding sequence ATGTCCGAAAGCGTCAGACCGCTCGCACCCCCCGACACCGCCCCGAGCGACCGGAGCGGTGACAAGCGCACGGTGTCACGGGTCGCCGTCGCGAGCCTCATCGGAACCACGGTCGAGTACTACGACTTCGCCGTGTACGGCACCACCGCCGCACTCGTCCTCGGCCCGGCCTTCTTTCCGGCAGGCAACACCACGCTCCAGACCCTCGCCGCCTTCCTCACCTTCACCGCCGCGTTCCTGGCCCGCCCCGTGGGCGTGGTGCTGTTCGGCACGATCGGCGACCGACTGGGCCGCAAACGGGCACTGGTCATCTCACTCCTCCTGATGGGCGTGGCGACGGTGGGGGTCGGGCTGCTTCCGACGTACGAGACCGCCGGCCTTCTCGCCCCCGTCCTGCTGGTGGCGCTCCGCCTGCTGCAGGGCGTCAGTATGGGCGGCGAGTGGGGCGGCGCGGTCCTGCTGGCCGCCGAGCACGCGCCCCCGGGGCGCCGGGCGATGTACGCCTCGATACCCCAGGTGGGCCCGCTGCTCGGCTTCCTGCTGTCCAGCGCCGTGATTCTGCCGACCCTCTCGATCGCCGGCCGGGACGGCTTCGCCGCCGGGGCCTGGCGCGTGCCCTTCCTGCTGAGCGCCGTACTGATCGTCATGGGGCTGTGGGTACGTACGAGGGTCACCGAGTCCCCGGTGTTCGCGGAGCGGGGACGCACCACGGGTGCCGCGCCCCGGTTTCCGCTCGGCGCTCTGCTCAGGGAACACCCGGGCCGGCTGCTGCTCGGGATCGGCGCGGGCATCGGCGGCTCGTCGGTCTACTACCTGACGATCGTCTACAGCATCTCGTACGGGCCGAAAGCCCTCGGCATCTCCCAGAGCACCATGCTGGCCGCCGCGAGCGCGGGGGCCGTCGCCGCGGCCGCCGTCACCGTGCCAGCCGCCCGGCTGGCCGACCGGGTGGGCAGACGGCCGGTGATCCTCGCGGGCGCGATCGGGTGCGTCGTGTGGGCGCTGCCCATGTTCGCGGCGCTGAACACCCGTGACGGGCTCGTCATCGCGGGCGCGTTCACGGTCGGCCTGGCCCTGTTCTCGTTGATGTTCGCACCGATCGCGGCGTTTCTGCCGGAGCTGTTCCCCGCCCGCCTGCGCTACACCGGCGCGTCCGCGACGTTCATCCTCGCCAACACCCTCGGCGGCGGTTTCGCTCCGCTGGTCGCCACCTGGCTGAACAGCCACTGGGCGTCACCGCTGGTGCTCGGTCTCTACGCGGGCGGGATGTGCCTGATCAGCCTGGTGTGTGTGCTGGCTCTGCCGGAGACCAGGGACGGGGAGTTCGACGTCTGA
- a CDS encoding helix-turn-helix domain-containing protein, with translation MRFLREQRGLSLAELARQAGLAKQTLSNLEQGTGNPTVDTLFSIAAALGVPVTRLVAEREQVMTVQRGDEVVWERHEGYESRALDHIYGSGVIENYVVRIGEDAGAPCDAHPVGTLEHLYVISGRVRVGPADGPVELSAGDFVRYPGDRPHVYESLDGESLVHIVVSVPRVQPGTSGTTVVRTHGGGRH, from the coding sequence GTGCGCTTTCTCAGAGAGCAGCGTGGTCTGTCTTTGGCTGAGTTGGCCCGACAGGCGGGGCTGGCGAAACAGACGCTGTCGAATCTGGAGCAGGGGACGGGTAATCCCACGGTGGACACCTTGTTCTCGATCGCGGCGGCGCTGGGTGTGCCGGTCACCAGGCTGGTGGCGGAACGCGAACAGGTGATGACCGTGCAGCGGGGCGACGAGGTCGTCTGGGAGCGGCACGAGGGCTATGAGTCCCGGGCGTTGGACCACATCTACGGGTCCGGTGTCATCGAGAACTACGTGGTGCGGATCGGTGAGGACGCGGGGGCGCCGTGTGATGCGCATCCGGTGGGGACGCTGGAACACCTGTATGTGATCAGCGGGCGGGTACGCGTCGGTCCCGCCGACGGGCCGGTGGAGCTGTCGGCCGGTGACTTCGTGCGCTACCCGGGCGACCGGCCGCACGTGTACGAGTCGTTGGACGGCGAGAGCCTGGTGCACATCGTGGTCAGTGTGCCCCGGGTGCAGCCCGGCACCAGCGGCACGACCGTCGTCCGTACCCACGGCGGCGGCCGCCACTGA
- a CDS encoding IclR family transcriptional regulator — MPLHSPLPHHNAPAPDTAPEQRTAVDKALTLLKSLAEMDGEIGVSELARRTRMSKSTTFRLLGILQRNDLVERVGSDYRLGAQLIDIGSRAYGPTTPLLQERLLPHLADLYELTRETVHLAVLHGTNIVYVNKLHGHRAARSPSRIGARLPAYCTGVGKALLAFDHDAAEAAIEAGLTARTEYTLADPCSFRADLRRIRQDGIAYDRQEAVLGLTCVAVPIMGPAGRPVAALSIAGADRRFDPARFAPALRRVAYEASRAVSSARARQAVPAGIGALSGA; from the coding sequence ATGCCACTCCACTCCCCCCTCCCGCACCACAACGCACCCGCACCGGACACCGCACCGGAACAGCGGACCGCGGTCGACAAGGCGCTCACCCTGCTGAAGTCCCTCGCCGAGATGGACGGCGAGATCGGCGTGAGCGAGCTGGCCCGCCGCACCCGGATGAGCAAGTCGACGACCTTCCGGCTGCTGGGCATCCTGCAGCGCAACGACCTCGTCGAGCGGGTCGGCAGCGACTACCGGTTGGGCGCTCAGCTCATCGACATCGGCAGCCGCGCCTACGGCCCCACCACTCCACTGCTTCAGGAGCGGTTGCTGCCCCACCTGGCGGATCTGTACGAGCTGACCCGCGAGACCGTCCATCTCGCCGTGCTCCACGGCACGAACATCGTCTACGTCAACAAGCTCCACGGTCACCGGGCGGCCCGCTCGCCCTCCCGGATCGGCGCCCGTCTGCCCGCCTACTGCACGGGGGTCGGCAAAGCCCTCCTGGCGTTCGACCACGACGCCGCCGAGGCCGCCATCGAGGCCGGGCTGACCGCGCGCACCGAGTACACCCTCGCCGACCCCTGCAGCTTCCGGGCCGATCTGCGCCGCATCCGCCAGGACGGCATCGCCTACGACCGCCAGGAAGCCGTCCTCGGCCTCACCTGCGTCGCCGTACCGATCATGGGGCCCGCCGGTCGCCCCGTGGCGGCCCTCTCCATCGCGGGCGCGGACCGCCGCTTCGACCCCGCCCGCTTCGCCCCGGCGCTGCGCCGCGTGGCGTACGAGGCGAGCCGGGCAGTCTCCTCGGCGAGGGCGCGGCAGGCGGTACCGGCCGGGATCGGCGCGCTGTCCGGGGCCTGA
- a CDS encoding aromatic ring-hydroxylating dioxygenase subunit alpha has translation MERHREPSVDVGAYFDLDRGLIDRTIFGDAGLYRQELRRVFAPSWLFLAHESQFAKPGDFFTTYMGEDPVIVTMGRDRKLRAFLNACRHRGMRVCRADAGATKAFTCSYHGWAYDTSGKLINVPNGEDYPAHFEQEKWGLIEVAQLDTYKGLVFATWNPEAPPLVEALGGLAWYLDAMLDRDPEGTEVVGGVHKWVLEGNWKLAAEQFASDWYHVNISHASALMVMSPTGKGPKTEIVQTPGRQYTDPLGHGHGFPTHPKSRFDDRVVHDWYDYDALRERLGDARVEGPMTTGHGTVFPNFSYLPVNGSIRVWHPKGPDRMEVWAWTLVDRSMPDEVKDAQRIYNLRTFGPTGIFEQDDGENWSEVQATAHGFVSGSMTLNYQMGLGLETQDGIHPGTTGHLYSDGAARGFYTRWRDLMNTPAWHENVTEKDTP, from the coding sequence ATGGAGCGACACCGTGAGCCGTCCGTCGACGTCGGCGCCTACTTCGACCTCGACCGGGGCCTGATCGACCGGACGATCTTCGGCGATGCCGGCCTGTACCGGCAGGAGCTGCGCCGTGTGTTCGCGCCGAGCTGGCTGTTCCTCGCGCACGAGAGCCAGTTCGCGAAGCCGGGCGACTTCTTCACCACGTACATGGGTGAGGATCCGGTCATCGTCACGATGGGCCGGGACCGGAAGCTGCGGGCCTTCCTCAACGCCTGCCGCCACCGGGGCATGCGGGTCTGCCGCGCCGACGCGGGCGCCACGAAGGCGTTCACGTGCAGCTATCACGGCTGGGCGTACGACACCTCCGGCAAGCTGATCAACGTACCCAACGGCGAGGACTACCCCGCCCACTTCGAGCAGGAGAAGTGGGGACTGATCGAGGTCGCGCAGCTCGACACGTACAAGGGGCTCGTCTTCGCGACCTGGAACCCCGAGGCGCCGCCGCTGGTCGAGGCGCTGGGCGGCCTCGCCTGGTATCTGGACGCCATGCTCGACCGCGACCCGGAAGGCACCGAGGTCGTCGGCGGGGTGCACAAGTGGGTGCTGGAGGGCAACTGGAAGCTCGCCGCCGAGCAGTTCGCCTCCGACTGGTACCACGTCAACATCTCGCACGCCTCGGCGCTGATGGTCATGTCGCCGACGGGCAAGGGGCCCAAGACCGAGATCGTGCAGACACCGGGACGGCAGTACACCGATCCGCTCGGCCACGGACACGGCTTCCCCACCCACCCCAAGAGCCGCTTCGACGACCGGGTCGTGCACGACTGGTACGACTACGACGCGCTGCGCGAGCGTCTCGGTGACGCCCGCGTCGAGGGCCCGATGACCACCGGCCACGGCACGGTCTTCCCGAACTTCTCCTATCTGCCGGTCAACGGCTCCATCCGTGTCTGGCATCCCAAGGGCCCGGACCGGATGGAGGTGTGGGCCTGGACGCTCGTCGACAGGTCGATGCCGGACGAGGTCAAGGACGCCCAGCGGATCTACAACCTGCGCACGTTCGGACCGACGGGCATCTTCGAGCAGGACGACGGCGAGAACTGGTCGGAGGTCCAGGCCACCGCCCACGGCTTCGTGTCCGGCTCCATGACCCTCAACTACCAGATGGGCCTGGGACTCGAGACGCAGGACGGTATCCATCCCGGTACCACCGGCCATCTCTACAGCGACGGCGCCGCCCGCGGCTTCTACACCCGCTGGCGCGACCTGATGAACACACCCGCCTGGCACGAGAACGTCACGGAGAAGGACACCCCATGA
- a CDS encoding bifunctional 3-phenylpropionate/cinnamic acid dioxygenase ferredoxin subunit: MSTTSTGIRVAEVGDIEDGEALKVPAESTGHGDAIAVFHDNGAYYALDDTCSHGQASLSEGWIENGEVECPLHSARFCLKSGEPQCMPATVAARTHRVEVRDDAVWLHPGQGATA, translated from the coding sequence ATGAGCACGACCAGCACCGGTATCCGCGTCGCCGAGGTGGGCGACATCGAGGACGGCGAGGCGCTGAAGGTACCCGCCGAGAGCACCGGCCACGGTGACGCCATCGCCGTCTTCCACGACAACGGCGCCTACTACGCCCTCGACGACACCTGCTCCCACGGCCAGGCATCCCTCTCCGAAGGCTGGATCGAGAACGGCGAGGTCGAGTGCCCGCTGCACAGCGCCCGCTTCTGCCTCAAGTCCGGCGAACCGCAGTGCATGCCCGCCACCGTCGCCGCCCGCACCCACCGGGTCGAGGTCCGCGACGACGCCGTCTGGCTGCACCCCGGCCAGGGGGCCACCGCATGA
- a CDS encoding NAD(P)/FAD-dependent oxidoreductase has protein sequence MNHPRRIAVVGAGLAAVSTCDALRAQGYDGELVLYSAERGLPYDRPPLSKDVLLGKARREDVLLRPEQWYEERRVDLREGTPVRAIRRDAGGLEPADGSVVNADRIVLATGGTPRPLPVPGGDDPAVHPLRTWEDAERLRERLLPGARVAVVGAGLIGAETAAVAHALGCRVTLIDPVAVPLAAVVGEDIAGALHARHTDEGIEVITAGVERVERGSAGVLLHLVGHGRVVAADTVVVGIGIRPATELAEAAGLTVDNGIVVHAGGRTSHPNVFAVGDVARREGHRVRHEHWEAAQRDGEAAAFGILGLPVPEHGAPWFWSDRHGSRLEAVGTMALAERTVVRGDPGSGAFTVFGLRADQVVAAAAIDRARDAKAARRLVDRGIVVDAGRLADEGADLRALLR, from the coding sequence ATGAACCACCCGCGGCGCATCGCCGTCGTCGGCGCGGGCCTGGCCGCCGTCTCGACCTGCGACGCACTGCGCGCCCAGGGCTACGACGGCGAACTGGTGCTGTACTCCGCCGAGCGCGGACTGCCGTACGACCGGCCCCCGCTGAGCAAGGACGTCCTGCTCGGCAAGGCCCGACGCGAGGACGTCCTGCTGCGCCCGGAGCAGTGGTACGAGGAGCGGCGCGTCGACCTGCGCGAGGGCACCCCGGTCCGGGCGATCCGCAGGGACGCGGGTGGCCTGGAGCCGGCCGACGGGTCGGTCGTGAACGCCGACCGGATCGTGCTGGCCACCGGCGGCACCCCGCGTCCACTCCCCGTGCCCGGCGGCGACGACCCGGCCGTACACCCGTTGCGCACCTGGGAGGACGCCGAGCGGCTGCGCGAACGTCTGCTGCCCGGCGCGCGGGTGGCCGTGGTCGGGGCCGGGCTGATCGGCGCCGAGACCGCGGCCGTCGCCCACGCCCTGGGCTGCCGGGTCACCCTGATCGACCCGGTGGCCGTGCCGCTGGCCGCGGTGGTCGGTGAGGACATCGCGGGCGCGCTGCACGCTCGGCACACCGACGAGGGCATCGAGGTGATCACGGCCGGTGTCGAGCGCGTCGAGCGCGGGTCGGCGGGGGTTCTGCTGCACCTGGTCGGGCACGGCCGGGTCGTCGCCGCCGACACGGTGGTCGTCGGCATCGGCATCCGGCCGGCCACGGAGTTGGCGGAGGCGGCGGGGCTGACGGTCGACAACGGGATCGTCGTCCACGCCGGTGGGCGCACCTCCCACCCGAACGTCTTCGCCGTCGGCGACGTCGCCCGGCGGGAAGGCCATCGCGTACGGCACGAGCACTGGGAGGCCGCCCAGCGGGACGGCGAGGCCGCCGCGTTCGGCATTCTGGGGCTGCCGGTGCCGGAGCACGGCGCGCCGTGGTTCTGGTCGGATCGCCATGGCTCGCGGCTGGAGGCGGTCGGCACGATGGCTCTGGCCGAGCGGACCGTGGTGCGGGGCGACCCCGGCAGCGGAGCCTTCACGGTCTTCGGGCTGCGCGCGGACCAGGTGGTCGCCGCAGCCGCCATCGACCGGGCTCGGGACGCGAAGGCCGCGCGGCGGCTCGTCGACCGCGGCATCGTCGTCGACGCGGGGCGGCTGGCCGATGAGGGCGCGGATCTGCGTGCGCTGCTCCGCTGA
- a CDS encoding 3-phenylpropionate/cinnamic acid dioxygenase subunit beta: MSIHPPESTTPSAVSYDDIRLHFEVQRLYAVEARLLDEHRYADWLELFADDLHYWAPVRTNRLRRQQALADGSPGEVAIFDETKASLAWRIRRFDSGMAWAEDPPSRTRHLITNVLVRAADEPGEYIAESAFLCYRNRLEREVDIYAGGRTDTLRRTGDGGLLIARRTILLDQNVLLAKNISTFL; encoded by the coding sequence ATGAGCATCCACCCCCCGGAGTCGACGACTCCCTCGGCCGTCTCGTACGACGACATCCGGCTGCACTTCGAGGTGCAGCGCCTGTACGCCGTCGAGGCGCGGCTGCTCGACGAGCACCGGTACGCGGACTGGCTGGAGTTGTTCGCCGACGATCTGCACTACTGGGCGCCGGTGCGCACGAACCGGCTGCGCCGTCAGCAGGCCCTGGCGGACGGGTCGCCCGGCGAGGTGGCGATCTTCGACGAGACCAAGGCGAGTCTGGCCTGGCGGATCCGTCGCTTCGACTCGGGCATGGCCTGGGCCGAGGATCCGCCCTCAAGGACCCGGCACCTGATCACCAACGTCCTGGTCAGGGCGGCCGACGAGCCCGGCGAGTACATCGCGGAGTCGGCGTTCCTCTGCTACCGCAACCGGCTGGAGCGCGAGGTCGACATCTACGCCGGCGGTCGCACGGACACCCTGCGCCGTACCGGGGACGGCGGCCTGCTGATCGCCCGCCGCACGATCCTGCTCGACCAGAACGTCCTGCTCGCCAAGAACATCAGCACCTTCCTGTGA
- a CDS encoding alpha/beta fold hydrolase, giving the protein MSTAQTEEPKLVEHTVHTTLGTVAVSEAGEGPVLVMLHGGGPGASAVANYRQNLAALTPHFRVVLPDQPGFGGSYRPTEADLDARGITEITVDALLQTLDALGVDRFHLLGNSLGGAAAIATALAAPERVEKLVLMAPGGGWLPFGPTPTEGQKAMFRYYNGEGPTVKKMRDFIRVMTAEPKRWEDTVQARYEASLDESHIAFYHAYNAAFAKRHGMDPLWQRVHRIKAPTLLLWGRDDRTITLDGAQLMLKQIRDVQLHVFGGCGHWVQLERQAEFERLVTDFLGAR; this is encoded by the coding sequence GTGAGCACTGCACAGACTGAAGAGCCGAAGCTCGTCGAGCACACCGTGCACACGACGCTCGGGACCGTCGCGGTCAGCGAGGCCGGCGAGGGGCCGGTGCTGGTGATGCTGCACGGCGGTGGCCCCGGCGCGAGCGCCGTGGCCAACTACCGCCAGAACCTGGCCGCCCTCACCCCGCACTTCCGGGTCGTCCTGCCCGACCAGCCGGGATTCGGCGGCAGTTACCGGCCCACCGAGGCGGACCTCGACGCCCGCGGCATCACCGAGATCACGGTCGACGCCCTGCTGCAGACCCTGGACGCGCTCGGCGTCGACCGCTTCCACCTGCTGGGCAACAGCCTCGGCGGTGCCGCCGCCATCGCGACCGCGCTCGCCGCCCCCGAGCGGGTCGAGAAGCTGGTGCTGATGGCGCCGGGCGGCGGCTGGCTGCCGTTCGGGCCGACCCCGACCGAGGGCCAGAAGGCCATGTTCCGCTACTACAACGGCGAAGGCCCGACCGTGAAGAAGATGCGGGACTTCATCCGTGTCATGACGGCCGAGCCGAAGCGCTGGGAGGACACGGTCCAGGCCCGCTACGAGGCCTCCCTCGACGAGTCCCACATCGCCTTCTACCACGCCTACAACGCGGCCTTCGCCAAGCGCCACGGCATGGACCCGCTCTGGCAGCGCGTCCACCGGATCAAGGCACCCACCCTTCTCCTCTGGGGCCGCGACGACCGCACCATCACCCTCGACGGGGCCCAGCTGATGCTCAAGCAGATCCGCGACGTCCAGCTGCATGTCTTCGGCGGCTGCGGCCACTGGGTGCAGTTGGAGCGGCAGGCCGAGTTCGAGCGCCTGGTCACCGACTTCCTCGGAGCCCGGTGA
- the hcaB gene encoding 3-(cis-5,6-dihydroxycyclohexa-1,3-dien-1-yl)propanoate dehydrogenase, translating to MGGWLEGDVALITGGGSGIGRAVALRYLAEGARVAVLDRDTGRPGDLPDGVLTVTGDVRSPEDLHRAVETTVERFGKLDILVPNAGIWDYHRSVTRLTGEELSDAFDELFGINVKGYLLAVEAAWRELAATRGSIVMTLSNASFHTDGGGSLYTASKHACLGLLRQLAYELAPKIRVNGVATGGMRTQLSGPESLGLHHRTLAASFARNEASGEAQPPLIPLYDSSVEPEDFTGPYVLLASRANSATVTGAVIPADGGIAVRGFRTAAGGTGL from the coding sequence ATGGGCGGCTGGCTGGAGGGCGACGTCGCCCTGATCACCGGCGGCGGCTCCGGCATCGGCCGCGCGGTCGCCCTGCGGTATCTGGCCGAGGGCGCGCGGGTCGCCGTACTGGACCGGGACACGGGGCGGCCGGGCGACCTCCCGGACGGCGTGCTGACCGTCACCGGGGACGTGCGCTCCCCCGAGGACCTGCACCGGGCCGTCGAGACCACCGTGGAGCGCTTCGGCAAACTCGACATCCTCGTCCCGAACGCCGGAATCTGGGACTACCACCGCAGCGTCACCCGGCTGACCGGCGAGGAGCTGTCCGACGCGTTCGACGAACTGTTCGGCATCAACGTCAAGGGCTATCTCCTGGCCGTGGAGGCCGCCTGGCGCGAGCTGGCCGCCACACGCGGGAGCATCGTCATGACCCTGTCCAACGCCTCCTTCCACACCGACGGCGGCGGCTCTCTCTACACCGCCAGCAAACACGCCTGCCTCGGACTGCTCCGCCAGCTCGCCTACGAACTGGCACCCAAGATCCGCGTCAACGGCGTCGCCACCGGCGGCATGCGCACCCAGCTGAGCGGCCCCGAGAGCCTCGGCCTGCACCACCGCACCCTGGCCGCCTCCTTCGCCAGGAACGAGGCCTCCGGCGAGGCACAGCCGCCCCTCATCCCCTTGTACGACTCCAGCGTCGAGCCGGAGGATTTCACCGGCCCCTATGTCCTGCTCGCCTCCCGCGCCAACAGCGCCACCGTCACCGGAGCCGTCATCCCGGCCGACGGAGGCATCGCCGTACGAGGCTTCCGTACCGCCGCCGGCGGCACCGGTCTGTAG